In a genomic window of Rhodovulum sp. P5:
- a CDS encoding extracellular solute-binding protein encodes MKKTLTAMALIAVATPVFAEDKVTIEFGYPYSHLFDVTYEKILPMFNAQYPNIEVKMRAPYETYEDASNTILRESVAGELPDVTMQGLNRQQILVEKGIARSLEPFIAKEADFAKDGYHQAMLDLGTFNGAVHGLPFSVSLPVGYYNMEVMAKAGITAEDLPTTWDEVIAMCGKLREAGVDNPMFWGWNITGNWFLQALMWSQDKPLMEGNDFTLDSPEGLTSLATMKSLFRGCEMQNLEWKSALASFSAGDVGMMFWSTSAVGAVERAMGDFTLVTNEFPGITPAGPAGLPAGGNAALLVSQSDDPAVLDAAWKWLKFITSGDGAAEVARTTGYMPPNKAANEIILADFYAENPAKATAVRQLPLLREWQAYPGDNGLAITQVIYDGIEGIVTGEYDDMEELQEQLTEEVQDLLPSGS; translated from the coding sequence ATGAAAAAGACCCTGACGGCAATGGCGCTGATCGCGGTGGCGACGCCCGTCTTCGCCGAGGACAAGGTCACCATCGAATTCGGCTATCCCTACAGCCACCTTTTCGACGTGACCTATGAAAAGATCCTGCCGATGTTCAACGCGCAGTATCCCAACATCGAGGTCAAGATGCGCGCGCCGTATGAGACCTATGAGGACGCCTCCAACACCATCCTGCGGGAATCCGTTGCCGGTGAATTGCCAGACGTCACGATGCAGGGCCTGAACCGCCAGCAGATCCTTGTGGAAAAGGGCATCGCCCGGTCGCTGGAACCCTTCATCGCAAAGGAAGCCGATTTCGCGAAGGACGGCTATCATCAGGCGATGCTGGATCTGGGTACCTTCAACGGGGCGGTACACGGGCTGCCCTTCTCGGTCTCGCTGCCGGTTGGCTATTACAACATGGAGGTGATGGCGAAGGCCGGGATCACCGCCGAAGACCTGCCCACGACATGGGACGAGGTCATCGCGATGTGCGGCAAGCTGCGCGAGGCCGGTGTCGACAACCCGATGTTCTGGGGCTGGAACATCACCGGCAACTGGTTCCTGCAGGCGCTGATGTGGAGCCAGGACAAGCCGCTGATGGAAGGCAACGACTTCACGCTGGACAGCCCCGAGGGTCTGACCTCGCTTGCCACCATGAAGTCGCTCTTCCGCGGGTGCGAGATGCAGAACCTCGAATGGAAATCGGCGCTGGCCTCGTTCTCGGCGGGCGATGTGGGCATGATGTTCTGGTCGACCTCGGCGGTTGGCGCGGTGGAACGCGCGATGGGCGATTTCACCCTTGTCACCAACGAATTCCCCGGCATCACGCCCGCAGGCCCCGCCGGTCTGCCCGCGGGCGGCAACGCCGCGCTGCTGGTCAGCCAGTCGGACGACCCGGCCGTTCTGGACGCCGCGTGGAAATGGCTGAAATTCATCACCTCGGGTGACGGCGCGGCAGAAGTGGCCCGCACCACCGGCTACATGCCGCCCAACAAGGCCGCGAACGAGATCATCCTTGCGGATTTCTATGCCGAGAACCCGGCCAAGGCCACGGCGGTGCGCCAACTGCCGCTGCTGCGCGAATGGCAGGCCTATCCGGGCGACAACGGGCTGGCCATCACGCAGGTGATCTATGACGGCATCGAAGGTATCGTCACCGGCGAGTATGACGACATGGAAGAGCTGCAGGAGCAATTGACCGAAGAG
- a CDS encoding carbohydrate ABC transporter permease, translating to MSDATAQGAGAPAFRFSTAETAKHAVLILGALIVLLPFYVMLSYSFKSPAEIMQNTGGFFGAQLPFRDDYCVKLGNPVEACMVTPVIYNYTTAFQKAPLLRYLLNGVIVTGSIFVIQVLVALPCAYALAKLRFWGREAVFGLVLFCLLIPVHAIALPLYIMLAKVGLTNSYAALIIPWTISVFGIFLMRQFFMTVPDDLIDAARMDGMSEFSIVWNVMLPTAIPALMAFAIFSVVAHWNDYFWPRIVITGNRDLFTPPLGLREFKGDADGDNYGPMMASAVVIVSPLIVAFLLAQRRFIEGITLSGMK from the coding sequence ATGAGCGACGCCACCGCCCAGGGCGCGGGGGCGCCCGCCTTTCGTTTCTCAACAGCCGAGACCGCCAAGCATGCGGTGCTGATCCTCGGCGCGCTGATCGTGCTGCTGCCCTTCTACGTGATGCTCAGCTATTCGTTCAAATCGCCGGCGGAGATCATGCAGAACACCGGCGGGTTCTTCGGGGCGCAGTTGCCGTTTCGCGATGACTATTGCGTCAAGCTCGGCAATCCGGTCGAGGCCTGCATGGTCACGCCGGTGATCTACAACTACACCACCGCCTTTCAGAAGGCGCCGCTTCTGCGCTATCTGCTGAACGGGGTGATCGTCACCGGGTCGATCTTCGTCATTCAGGTTCTGGTGGCGCTTCCTTGCGCCTATGCGCTGGCCAAGCTGCGCTTTTGGGGGCGCGAGGCGGTGTTCGGGCTGGTGCTGTTTTGCCTCTTGATCCCCGTTCATGCCATCGCGTTGCCGCTTTACATCATGCTGGCCAAGGTCGGGCTGACCAACAGCTATGCCGCGCTGATCATTCCCTGGACGATCTCGGTCTTCGGCATCTTCCTGATGCGGCAGTTCTTCATGACCGTGCCCGATGACCTGATCGACGCCGCGCGCATGGACGGGATGAGCGAGTTTTCCATCGTCTGGAACGTCATGCTGCCCACCGCGATCCCGGCGCTGATGGCCTTTGCCATCTTCTCGGTCGTGGCGCATTGGAACGACTATTTCTGGCCGCGCATCGTGATCACCGGCAATCGCGATCTTTTCACGCCCCCCCTGGGGCTGCGCGAATTCAAAGGCGATGCCGACGGCGACAACTACGGCCCGATGATGGCCAGCGCGGTGGTGATTGTGTCGCCTCTGATCGTGGCCTTTCTGCTGGCGCAGCGCCGCTTCATCGAGGGGATCACGCTCAGCGGCATGAAATGA
- a CDS encoding carbohydrate ABC transporter permease — protein sequence MARSRAHLWFIGPALVLMVLILIVPIGIAAALSFTDYSLGNSGASFVGVENYEKIFTRSTYEKMFGATFRYVGVVVPLSVGLGLGAALLIHSLKRFGDLYKTIYFLPVMAALIAMAIVWEFALHPTIGIFNSTLERGCGTVLENWGWYAKGCARTFPLWLNNRDYAIWTVCFIGIWQAFGFNMVLYLAGLTSIPRDLYAAAEMDGARSAWDRFRLVTWPMLGPTTVFVVTISLIRSFQVFDMVEAFYPHGGGPSKSVYVMMFAIYEKAIQQNLMGIGAAITVVFLGFVMVLTLIQRTLIERRTHYG from the coding sequence ATGGCCCGGTCCCGCGCGCATCTGTGGTTCATCGGCCCGGCGCTGGTGCTGATGGTTCTGATCCTGATCGTGCCCATCGGGATCGCCGCGGCGCTGAGTTTCACCGACTACTCGCTGGGCAATTCGGGTGCCTCCTTCGTCGGGGTCGAGAATTACGAGAAGATCTTCACCCGCTCGACCTATGAAAAGATGTTCGGCGCCACCTTCCGCTATGTCGGCGTGGTGGTGCCGCTGTCGGTCGGTCTGGGGCTGGGTGCGGCGCTGCTCATCCACTCGCTGAAACGCTTCGGCGATCTTTACAAGACCATCTACTTCCTGCCGGTCATGGCCGCGCTGATCGCCATGGCCATCGTCTGGGAATTCGCCCTGCACCCCACCATCGGTATCTTCAATTCGACGCTGGAACGCGGTTGCGGCACGGTTCTGGAAAACTGGGGCTGGTATGCCAAGGGCTGCGCGCGGACCTTTCCGCTGTGGCTGAACAATCGCGACTATGCGATCTGGACGGTCTGTTTCATCGGCATCTGGCAGGCCTTCGGCTTCAACATGGTGCTGTATCTCGCCGGTCTCACCTCGATCCCGCGGGATCTCTATGCCGCGGCGGAAATGGACGGGGCCCGGTCGGCCTGGGATCGTTTCCGGCTGGTGACATGGCCGATGCTGGGGCCCACCACCGTCTTCGTCGTCACCATCAGCCTGATCCGGTCGTTTCAGGTCTTTGACATGGTGGAGGCGTTCTATCCCCATGGCGGCGGCCCGTCGAAGAGCGTCTATGTGATGATGTTCGCCATCTACGAAAAGGCGATCCAGCAGAACCTGATGGGCATCGGTGCCGCGATCACGGTGGTGTTCCTTGGCTTCGTCATGGTGCTGACGCTGATCCAGCGGACGCTGATCGAAAGAAGGACCCATTACGGATGA